The Felis catus isolate Fca126 chromosome X, F.catus_Fca126_mat1.0, whole genome shotgun sequence genome includes a region encoding these proteins:
- the SPRY3 gene encoding protein sprouty homolog 3, protein MDAAVTDDFQQILPIEQLRSTHASNDYVERPPVPCKQALSSPSLIVQTHKSDWSLATMPTALPRSLSQCHQLQPLPQHLSQSSIASSMSHSTTASDQRLLASITPSPSGQSIIRTQPGAGVHPKVDGALKGEAEPSAVHPSEHLFICEECGRCKCVLCTAARPLPSCWLCNQRCLCSAESLLDYGTCLCCVKGLFYHCSTDDEDNCADEPCSCGPSSCFVRWAAMSLISLFLPCLCCYLPTRGCLHLCQQGYDSLRRPGCRCKRHTNTVCRKISSGSAPFPKAQEKSV, encoded by the coding sequence ATGGATGCTGCAGTGACAGATGATTTCCAACAAATTCTTCCTATTGAACAGCTGCGCTCTACTCATGCTAGCAATGATTATGTGGAACGGCCTCCAGTCCCCTGCAAACAGGccctctccagcccttcccttatAGTGCAAACCCACAAATCTGATTGGTCCCTGGCTACCATGCCTACTGCTCTCCCCCGCAGTCTCAGCCAGTGCCATCAATTGCAGCCCTTGCCTCAGCATCTGAGCCAATCTAGCATTGCCAGCTCAATGTCCCATAGCACCACTGCCTCTGATCAAAGGCTCTTGGCCAGCATTACCCCCTCACCTTCAGGCCAGTCCATCATCCGAACCCAGCCTGGAGCAGGGGTCCACCCAAAGGTTGATGGTGCTCTGAAGGGAGAAGCTGAGCCATCTGCAGTGCACCCCAGTGAGCACCTCTTCATCTGCGAGGAGTGTGGGCGCTGCAAATGTGTCCTTTGCACGGCAGCTCGTCCTCTCCCCTCCTGCTGGCTGTGCAACCAGCGTTGCCTTTGCTCTGCCGAGAGCCTCCTCGATTATGGCACTTGTCTCTGCTGTGTTAAGGGCCTCTTCTACCACTGCTCCACTGATGATGAAGACAACTGCGCTGATGAGCCCTGCTCCTGTGGGCCGAGCTCTTGCTTTGTCCGCTGGGCAGCCATGAGCCTCATCTCCCTCTTCCTACCTTGCCTGTGCTGCTACCTGCCTACCCGTGGATGCCTCCATCTGTGCCAGCAGGGCTATGATAGCCTCAGGCGACCAGGCTGCCGCTGTAAGAGGCACACCAACACTGTGTGCAGAAAAATCTCTTCTGGTAGTGCACCATTCCCCAAGGCCCAGGAAAAGTCTGTATGA